A genome region from Salvia splendens isolate huo1 chromosome 19, SspV2, whole genome shotgun sequence includes the following:
- the LOC121780425 gene encoding auxin response factor 18-like, translated as MINVMHSLSKPMNQMENCLDPQLWHACAGGMAQIPPPNSKVYYFPQGHAEHANENVDFMKFPRISPLVLCRVASIKYLADSESDEVFAKIRLVPLVGSESDVCEDERGFERSEEAEKANSFAKTLTQSDANNGGGFSVPRYCAETIFPRLDYSAEPPVQTILAKDVHGVVWKFRHIYRGTPRRHLLTTGWSNFVNQKKLVAGDSIVFLRTENGDLCVGIRRAKRGIGGSAEVSCGWNTGIPALQGGFSGFLGESVGLGGRRGGGAELGLKERDNVKAEAVVEAASVAANGQPFEVVYYPRAGSPEFVVRESAVRAALRVQWCSGMRFKMAFETEDSSRISWFMGTISSVQVDDPIHWPNSPWRLLQVVWDEPDLLHNVKRVNPWLVELVSAMAAGHGHGFSPFSPPRKRPRLPQPTEFPYGQFPTGTLVTNPLSPSSPLCCLPDHIPAGVQGARHARFEPPPSDLQYTKLQPFDFKLLDYAGQFPGVLSSYPTSSSSMKTGSSTKKSNEAKEPMFLLFGQPILTAEQISQSHSEGNNSSDGNQDNTANVSNGSGSAVIQNFPPEASSDGEFGMERSEMSSNVLYNDARGNAKHIGDEPFGDFIKNARRLTIVMDSGSVNLGN; from the exons ATGATTAACGTGATGCATTCATTGAGCAAGCCCATGAACCAGATGGAGAATTGCTTGGACCCTCAGCTGTGGCATGCCTGTGCTGGTGGGATGGCTCAAATCCCACCCCCAAATTCCAAGGTCTATTATTTCCCTCAAGGTCATGCTGAACATGCTAATGAGAATGTTGATTTCATGAAATTTCCGAGAATCTCACCTCTTGTGTTGTGTAGAGTAGCCTCTATTAAGTACTTGGCTGATTCTGAGAGTGATGAGGTTTTTGCTAAAATTAGGCTAGTGCCTTTGgtagggagtgagtctgatgtGTGTGAGGATGAGAGAGGGTTTGAGAGGAGTGAGGAGGCAGAGAAAGCCAATTCATTTGCAAAGACATTGACACAGTCTGATGCAAACAATGGGGGTGGTTTCTCTGTCCCTAGGTATTGTGCTGAGACCATATTTCCTAGGTTGGACTACTCTGCTGAGCCCCCTGTTCAGACAATCTTGGCTAAGGATGTTCATGGGGTGGTTTGGAAGTTTAGGCACATCTATAGGGGTACTCCTCGCCGCCATCTCCTGACGACCGGATGGAGCAATTTCGTGAACCAGAAGAAGCTCGTGGCCGGGGATTCAATCGTGTTCTTGAGGACGGAGAATGGGGATCTGTGTGTGGGGATAAGGAGGGCCAAGAGGGGGATTGGTGGTAGTGCTGAGGTCTCGTGTGGATGGAACACAGGCATCCCGGCCTTGCAAGGGGGCTTCTCGGGTTTTCTTGGTGAGAGTGTTGGCCTTGGTGGTAGGAGAGGGGGTGGGGCTGAGTTGGGGTTGAAGGAGAGGGATAATGTGAAAGCTGAGGCTGTTGTTGAGGCAGCTAGTGTTGCTGCTAATGGCCAGCCTTTTGAGGTTGTTTACTATCCTCGTGCTGGCTCGCCCGAGTTTGTGGTTAGGGAGTCGGCTGTTAGGGCTGCCTTGAGGGTGCAGTGGTGCTCGGGGATGAGGTTTAAGATGGCGTTTGAGACAGAAGATTCGTCGAGGATCAGCTGGTTTATGGGAACCATCTCGTCCGTTCAAGTCGATGATCCGATTCATTGGCCAAATTCCCCTTGGAGACTTCTTCAG GTGGTTTGGGATGAGCCTGATTTACTACACAATGTGAAGAGAGTGAACCCTTGGTTGGTTGAATTAGTATCAGCTATGGCAGCAGGCCACGGCCACGGCTTCTCCCCGTTCTCTCCACCAAGGAAGAGGCCGCGGCTCCCTCAGCCAACTGAGTTCCCCTACGGGCAGTTCCCGACGGGGACACTCGTTACCAATCCCCTCAGTCCTAGCAGCCCCTTGTGTTGTCTACCCGACCACATCCCTGCAGGCGTACAGGGAGCCAGGCATGCTCGATTCGAACCACCCCCGTCGGATCTCCAGTACACAAAACTGCAGCCTTTTGATTTCAAGCTGCTCGACTACGCGGGCCAATTTCCTGGGGTCCTCTCCAGCTACCCTACCTCGTCTTCCTCGATGAAAACGGGGAGTTCCACGAAGAAAAGCAACGAGGCCAAGGAACCGATGTTTCTTCTGTTCGGACAGCCGATTCTCACTGCTGAGCAAATCTCTCAGAGCCACTCTGAAGGCAACAACAGCTCAGATGGGAATCAAGATAACACAGCAAACGTTTCCAACGGCTCGGGGTCGGCTGTCATTCAGAATTTCCCACCGGAGGCCTCCTCTGATGGAGAATTTGGCATGGAGAGATCGGAGATGTCGAGCAACGTGCTCTACAACGACGCTCGTGGAAACGCGAAACACATCGGGGACGAGCCCTTCGG TGATTTCATCAAGAATGCTAGAAGGCTAACGATTGTTATGGATTCGGGCAGTGTCAATCTTGGAAACTAG